In the Marinobacter sp. Arc7-DN-1 genome, GCCAGGATCAGGGCGCTGCCGAGGTAAGGGTTGCAGGCAATGTCTGCAGCGCGACATTCAATGCGACCGCCCATGCTGGGAATGCGAATCATGTTGGTACGGTTGTTGGAGCCATAACACATGAACACCGGCGCCCAGGTGGAGCCGGACATGCTGCCCTGGCGAACCAGACGCTTGTAGCTGTTCACCGTAGGGGCGATCACCGCGCTGATAGCCGCGCCGTGTTTCAACACGCCGGCAATGAAATGGTAAGCAATCTTACTGATGCCACAGTTGTGCAGGTCATCATCCCTGGGCTCGAACAGGTTCTCACCGGTTTTGATGTCGGCCAGGGACATATTGTAGTGGGCACCACTGCCGGTGCGGTCAGCAAACGGCTTCGGCATAAAGCTCGCGAAAGCGCCGTGTTTGCGGGCGATTTCGTTGGCCATCATGCGGAAGAACACCAGACGGTCCGCCATGGTCAGGCCATCGGCGTATTTGAAGTCAGTTTCAAACTGACCGTTGGCGTCCTCATGGTCGAAGGAGTACACGTCCCAGCCCAGTTCGTTCATGGCGTCCACCAACTCGTCGATGATGGGCAGATTGTCCATCAGGGCGCGGGGGTCGTAGCAGGGCTTACCCAGGTTGTCCCGGTCACTCAAAGGGGCAAAGCCGCCGTCTTCGGTGTCACGAAACAGGAAGAACTCGGTTTCAATCCCAAGGTTGAAGCGGTAACCCATATCGGCGGCTGCGCTGAGCTGGCGCCGGAAGATGTTGCGTGAACAGGCTTCGAACGGCTCACCATTGAGGTACAGATTGCCCGGAAACCAGGCCAGCCGGCGATTCCATGGGCAGATGGCCAGCCCGTTCGGATCCGGCATGGAAGCGACTTCATCGTCGGAGATGTCCTGGGGCACGCCGTCCAGAGCCGCACCGGTGTACAGCTCGGAGCCCTCCATCATCTGCCCCAGGTGGGCAACGGGAACGAACTTGCCTTTGGTGACACCATGAATATCAACGTAGCTGGCGATAGCGTACTTCACGCCCGCCTCGGTGAGTTTTTCTTTCAGGGTCTTGGTGTTGGTCAGTTCTGTCATCGTTTTCCTCTCTTCAGCCCGGCGACGCGGACAGTCGGTTTGTCTTCTGGCACGTTTTTTCCTTTGATCTAACCATTCAACTTACATGCCAGTATGTATGTAAGTTGGATTATGCGCCGCTCAAACAGAGCCAGAAAAGACGGAATCTGAGGACAAAGTTATGGATTTACAGTGGATTAAAGCCGACTTCGAGGCCGGCCCGGTCCCTGCTGGAGCGAGCAGGCTCATGACAGTGCACCCCGAACCGCCCCGCACCATATTGGCGCATACTTGCTGCCAAATTCGCCCCGACTCCCCCGTTATTGCCCGCTTGATGTATCTGGCACGCCATCTGCACTGTTAAGAACAGACGGTTTTCAAAACCCCGATCCGTTCACAGCACTGTGCACAACATCGCAGACAGAGCGGCGAACACGAAAGACAAATGGGTGACTAGGGTTCCGGTCCGGGCAGGCACGCAACAGCTACCCGGATGGCTGGTCCGAGAGTTACCGACCTCTGGGAGGTTACACGGCGGGACAAAAGCCCGGGAGACCGAATCGCAAGGGATGCTGTTGCCCGCGATAACCTTGCCGTGTTGTGTGACCAGAGGAGACAACCTATGCGACTGATCAACCGCCATCCCGGACGGGCCTCGGCCACCCTGCTGGGCCTGCTGCCCTTCCTGCTGATCATGCTGATCTATAGCCTGGCCTCCCAGGAGCGCCTGGCGGAAAACCCCAACGACAAACTGCTGCCCGGCCTGGAACAGATGACCGCTGCCGTGGATCGGATGGCCTTTCAGGAGGATCGCCGCAGTGGCGACTACCTGATGTGGCAGGACACCACCGCCAGCCTCGGACGGCTGGCGCTCGGCGTTGGCATTGCCGCGTTGCTGGCCCTGGTGGTGGGCATTCTCAATGGCGTTCTGCCTCTGGTAAGGGCCAACCTCGCCCCTCTGGTTTCGGCGCTTTCGATGGTGCCGCCTCTGGCCATACTGCCCATACTGTTTATCGTGTTCGGCCTCGGAGAACTCTCGAAAGTCATGCTGATTGTCATCGGCACCGCGCCGATCATGATGCGGGATGTGGCGCAGCGGGTTCGGGAGCTGCCGGGCGAACAGCGGATCAAGATCCAGACCCTGGGCGCCAATTCCTGGCAGGTGATCACCCGGATGGCCCTGCCTCAGGTATTGCCCCGCCTGATCGACGCCGTGCGCCTTAGCCTTGGCCCGGCCTGGCTGTTCCTGATCGCGGCGGAGGCGATTGCGTCTACCGAAGGCCTCGGTTACCGGATCTTCCTGGTGCGGCGCTATCTGGCCATGGATGTGATCCTGCCCTATGTCATCTGGATCACGATTCTCGCCATTGTTATTGATCAGTGTCTGCGTTTAACCAACCGCAGGCTGTTCCCTTGGTACAACGCAGGAGGCCACTGATGAGCTTTATTACCGTCAACAATCTCTGGAAAGAGTATGGTGACCAGGTGGTCCTGGAAAACCTGAACCTGACCGTGAAACAGGGCGAATTCTGCACTCTCGTAGGCGCCTCCGGTTGTGGCAAGTCCACCTTCCTGAAAATGTTGTTGGGCCAGGAAACCCAGACCCGGGGTGAGCTATTGCTGGAGGGTGAGGCCTTCCCGGGAGAGCCGGACCGCAACCGGGGTATCGTGTTCCAGCGCTACTCGGTGTTCCCGCACCTGACCGTTCGCCAGAACGTACTGTTGGGTCTGGAGCTGGAGCAGAAGCCCTGGCTGGGCAAGCTGTTCGGCAGCGCCCGGCGTGAGGCTCTTGAAAGAGTGGATGCCATGCTGGAATCCGTAGGCCTGACGCCCTCGGCGGACAAATGGCCTCACGAACTCTCTGGCGGCATGCAACAGCGACTGGCCATTGCCCAGTCCCTGATTATGCGCCCTCGCGTGCTGTTGCTGGATGAGCCCTTCGGTGCACTGGACCCCGGTATTCGCGGGGACATGCACGACCTGCTGTTGAAGTTGTGGCGGGAGACCGGCACTACCATTTTCATGGTCACCCACGATCTTCAGGAAGGCTTCTATCTGGGTACCCGGCTGCTGGTGTTCGACAAGATCCGCAACGACCCCCACGATCCCCAGGCGTTTGGCGCCACGATTACCTATGATCTTCCGATCGGTCAGACCGACCGCAAACTGTTTGACGACATCAACGAATCCGTTATCCAAACCGCACGGCATCAGGCGGCCTGAACGTGTGAACACAAAAGGGGCCGCCCGCGGGCAGCCCCTTTCAGACCGGCAGAACACCGGCGCTTTCCAAGATCAGTTGCTGGCAACGCGATCCTTTGGCAGCTTGAACGTCCAGACCATACCGCCCTGGTTGAAGTGCTTCACCACCCTGGCGACTTCACCACCCCAGAGCGGAACCGCACCACCCCAGCCGGAGGCCACGGAGACATACTGCTCGCCGTCCATGGTCCAGGTCACCGGGGTACCGACCACACCGGAACCGGTATTGAATTTATACAGCTCCTCGCCAGTCCTGGCATCAAAGGCCTTCAGGTAACCCTCCGGGGTGCCGGTGAAGACCAGGTTACCAGCGGTCGTCATGACACCACCCCACAGAGGTGCGGTGTTCTGATAACGCCACACTTCCCTGCCGGTTTTCGGATCCATGGCGCGGAGTACGCCGATGTAATCATCATTCGCCGGTTTGATGGTGAAGCCGGCACCCAGGAACGCCGCACCCCTCTTGTAGGAGACTGGCTCATTCCAGATGTCCATGGACCACTCGTTGGAAGGCACATAGAACAGGCCGGTCTCCTGGCTGTAGGCCATGGGCATCCAGTTCTTGCCGCCCAGAAACGCGGGCTGTGCAACCACGACTTCACCCTTGGTTCCTTCCATGGCAGAAGGGTCGCCAGGCCGTCCTCCCTCTTTATAGATCGGGCGGCCGGTCTTCGGATCAAGGCCTTCCGCCCAGGTGATCTTGTCGACGAACGGAAAGCCACGGATGAAATCGCCGTTCTCACGGTTCAATACATAGAAGAACCCGTTACGATCCGCGGTTGCCGCCGCTTTCACGGTCTTGCCGTTTTCCTGGTAGTCGAAGGAGATCAGCTCGTTGACACCGTCATAGTCCCAGCCGTCGTGGGGCGTGGTCTGGAAGTGCCACTTGATGCTGCCGTCATCCGGATCGATCGCCAGACGGGAAGACGAGAACAGGTTGTCACCCGGGCGCAGGTGCGAGTTCCAGGGCGCCGGGTTGCCGGTGCCGAAGAACAGGGAGTCGGTGTCCGGATCGTAGGTGCCGCCCAGCCAGGTGGCCGCGCCGCCGTGTTTCCACATATCGCCGGGCCAGGTTATGCCGGCCTTACCGCCGGAAATGCCGTTCTCGATGGCCTTGCCATCCTTGTAGACATAGCCCATGTGACCTTCAACGGTCGGACGAGTCCACAGTAAATCACCGGTATTCGGGTCGTAGGCTTCCACCTTGCCGACAATACCGAACTCACCGCCGGAAACACCGGTGATCAGTTTGCCTTTCACCACGATGGGGGCGGCGGTAATGGCGTAGCCGGCCTGGTAATCTGCCACCTTCTTGATCCACATCGGCTTGCCGGTGTCCTTGTTCAGGGCAACGAGTTTGGCATCCAGAGTGCCGAAGATAACCTTGTCGCCATACAGGGCGACACCCCGGTTAACCACATCACAACAGGGCATGATGCCATCCGGCAGGCGGGCGTCGTACTGCCAGATTTCCTCCCCGGTCCTGGCGTCGATGGCGTAGACACGGGAATAGGAGGCGGTTACGTACATCACGCCGTCCTTGACCATCGGCTGCGATTCCTGGCCACGCATTTTCTCGCTGCCGAACGAGAAACCCCATACCGGCTGCAAATACTGGATGTTGCTGGTATTCAGATCGTCCAGGGTGCTGAAGCGCTGGCCCTGGGTGCCCATACCGTAACTGACAATGTCGCCCGGCGTTTTATGATCATTGATGATGTCTTCGTCGGTGACCGCATAGGCCCCGTACGACACCGCCAGCGCCAGGGTGCTGGCGGCAATGCGAATCCCGAACTCGTTCGATCTCATGGTTGCGCTCTCCAATTCTCTTGTTTTCGGTTCTTTTGTGTTCGTTTCAGGGCGAACCGGGAACGTTTCCCGCCTCTGGTACGATTCTTCGCCTTGGCGGGAAAGCCAGCAATTGCCCCCCGGAACAGGTTTTCTCATCACTTGGTCGTACTACCTGAAAGAAATCGCTCGCCGGGGTTGGCGGGCTGCGGGATCAGAGTTCGCCCTCGGCCCGGGCGATGGCCTGCTGATCCAGAAACTCCCGGTAGTAGTCGGGCACGCTGTAGCGCAGTTCCTGGCTGGCAAACAGTTCGTTCAGCTCGCCACTCTTGACCAGCTTGTCGACAATGGCTTCCAGGGCATATCCCAACTGCCGATGGGTGTGTTTGATGGCCATACCCACATCCCACACCTGTTTGCCTATGCCGGGAAAACCATTACCCGCGGCTTTGAAACCAGCGTTTTCGGGTCTGGCCAGCTCATGATCGATTTCTGCCCGCATGCCCATCACGGCGCTGACCTCGCCCTCCCGCATGGCGCTGAACGCATCACGCACGTTGGGGTAATGCCGGACCTGCTCACGCATTCGCCCGCGCAGTCCGGAGGAAAGGTAGAAGTCCGGAAGGGTATCGATCTCCACGCCGATCGGGTGATACTGGAAAACAGCTACGGTTTCCACTGAGTCCAGCTTTTCCGGGTTAAAGGCGATCTGCCAGGTTTCCTGCTGGTAGGGACCGAACAGAACCACCTGCTCGTTGATGTATTCACCCGTGGAATCCTGCATGTAGGCATACTCCTTATCGTAAGGAACCCGCAGCATGACATCGGCCAGCCGTTGTTTGGCCAGGTAATGGCCCTTCCAGACGTTGTTACGCAGGTCGTCCCCCAGATTTTCATCCGGAGTGATCCAGTGCACTTTGAATTCGACACCCATTGCTCCGGCAATCCGTCGCCCGAGCTCGACATCAATCCCTCTGGGCTCGCCATCAACGTCATAGGAGTAGGGGGGGAAGTTTTCGTAGACACCCACTTTCAGGTAGCCGGACGCGAGGATGATGTCGTAGGTTCTCTGCGCCGGCCGGTTCAGGAGCTTGTCGCCGTCGTCAACCTCCTGGGCCAGAGCAATCTGTGTGAGAAGCAGCAAAGCCAGAATTCCAGACAGTAGTTTCATTGTTATCTCCCAACGACAACAGGCCGGCGCAGGGCCGGCCTGGGTTCAGGCATGGATAAGACGAAAGCGTTGCCATTACTCCGGCTTCGGCAGTGATTCCACATAGCTGCGAATGGCCCACATGGCGTTCTGGTCGAGGGTTTTCTTCCAGGAGGGCATACCCCGGGCAGTTCCATTACGAACACGGCCAATGAAGTACTCGTCATCCCATTCGGTGAGCTCGCGAAGATCCGGCGTCAGGCCACCCGACATAGCGCGGATACCGTGACAGCCGGCGCAGTTGCCCGCGTAGGCACTCTCGCCGATTTCAACGGCCTGGGCATTGAACTCGCCGTATTCATTGCCCTCACGGAACGGATTCTCGGTCCGCACTTCGTCACCGAGCTCCGGCAGGTTGCCCGTATCCACTTCCTGCGGTGTGACGTTGCCGTGTGCAAAGACCAGACCGGCCAGACCAAGCATGGCCGAAGCCATCAATGCTTTCAGTGAAAAGGGCGTTGCCATTGCTGCTACCTCTGTTATTGGATCCCTATGGTTGGCGATTGGACTTGTCGGATGCCAACTTGCTGACTTTCAGTCTAGGAACCCCCACGCCCGATCCGAATGCCACTTTGGAGTTTTTGACCTAGTTCCTTGGTAGTAGGCGGCAGGTGTCTGCCCGGAAAACTCCTCCTTAGGTACTGTCTGATTCCTACTTTCAGAATATTCCCGCCAGTACGTGCTTTCTCTAAACTCACACGAAAGACAACAAAAACATGGGGTACCTTCATGCCGTTTCGCCACCTGGCAGTTCTGACGGGGTTGCTGGCCGCCAGCCTTATGTCCTCGGGCGTGCCGGCGGAACCTCTCGACACAAGAATTGGCTACATCCAGTGGGTGCCGGATCAGGGCCCGGTGCTCTCGAACGTGATTCCCGAGCCAGAAGATGCGGGCCTGCGGGGCGCCGAGCTGGCCATGGACGACAACAGCACCACTGGCAGATTTCTGGGCCAGACCTACACGCTCCAGAGCACGGTGGCCAACTCCGCAGACGCGGCGATGGCCGCCTTCGACACCATGCGCAAGACCGGGATTGAGCTGTTTGTCGTGAATGCGCCGGTGGACACCCTGAAAGCCATCACCGACAAGGCCGGTCAGAACACCCTGATCTTTAACGCCGGGGCCCGGGATGACGCCCTGCGCACACGGCAATGCCACACCAACCTGCTGCACACCATGCCCAGCTATTCCATGCTGACCGACGCCCTCGGCCAGTGGCTGAGCCAGCGGCGCTGGAAGGAAGTGTTCCTGATTACCGGGCCCACCGGGGCCGACAAAGGCTGGGCGGATGCCTTTCGCCGTTCGGCCAAACGCTTCGGCCTGGAGATTGTCGAGGATAAACCCTGGACCTTTGACGCCGATCTTCGCCGCACCGTCTCCCGGGAATTGCCGCTGTTTACCCGGGCCGATGACTACGATGCCGTGGTGGTGGCGGATGTGCGGGGTGATTTCGGTGAATACGTGCCGTTTAACACCTGGTTGCCAAGGCCGGTGGCGGGCACCCAGGGCATGATGCCGGTGGCCTGGCACCGGGTGGTGGAAAGCTGGGGAGCCGCGCAGTTGCAGAACCGGTTCAGGGAACTGGCCGGCCGTGACATGAACAGCGAGGATTACGCCGCCTGGGCCGCCGTTCGCTCCATTGGCACAGCCGTAACGGATCTCGACAGTGCGAACCCCACCGAGATCCGCAATTTCCTGTTCAGCGACAATTTCCAGTTGGCCGCCTTCAAGGGCCGAAAGCTCACCTATCGTGACTGGAACGGCCAGCTACGCCAGCCAATCCCACTGGTTCACCCCCGGGGCCTTGTTGCCCGCGCGCCCTTCGAAGGCTTCCTCCATCCCTACAGCCAGATGGATACCCTCGGTTTTGACAAGCCAGAGAGCGAGTGTCGGATTAACAACTGATCGCTTCCGCGGCCGCATCTTAAAACAACAAGGAGCTCCACCATGAAATCTCTGTTCAAGCAAACCGCCCTGGCCGCCATGATCGCCCTCTCGACACCGGCCGCACTGGCCAGCCTGGCCTACGTATCCAACGAAAAGGACAACACCCTCACGATCATTGATACCGAGTCCATGGAAGTCGTCGACACCATCGGGGTGGGCGCCCGACCCCGGGGTATTCTGCTTTCCAGGGACTACACCAGGCTGTACATCTGCGCCAGCGACGACGACACCGTGCAGGTGCTGGACCTGGCCACCCGCAAGATCATCGATACCCTGCCCTCCGGTGAGGATCCCGAGCAGATCGCCCTGCATCCAAACAACAGGCACCTTTACATTGCCAACGAGGACGACGCTATCGTCACTGTCCTGGACGTCCACTCCAAAGAGATCCTGGCCCAGATTGAGGTAGGCGTGGAACCGGAAGGTATGGCGGTAAGCCCGGACGGCAAGTGGGCGGTCAATACTTCCGAAACCACCAGCATGCTGCACTGGATCAACACCGAGACTTTCGAGATCGAAAAGAACATCGTGGTGGGCCAGCGCCCCCGCCATGTGGAGTTCAGCAGGGACAGCAAGATTGCCTGGGCCTCGGCGGAAATCGGCGGCACCGTGCACATTATCGATGTCGACACCCTGAAGCAGATCCATGAGCTATCCTTCAGGGTGCCTGGGGTCAACCAGGACCGGGTGCAGCCGGTGGGCATCGAACTGACCTCCGATGGCAAATACGCCTTCGTCGCCCTCGGCCCTGCCAACCATGTGGCGGTGGTGGATGCCAGGACCTATGACGTACTGGACTACCTGCTGGTGGGCAGCCGGGTGTGGCAGCTGGATCTGGACAAGGACGAGAAGCATCTTTACACCACCAACGGTGTCTCAGGTGACGTGTCTGTGATCGATGTGGAGGACCTGAAGGTGATCAAATCCATCAAGGTGGGCCGCTACCCCTGGGGCGTGGTGATCGATCCCACTTCATGACTATAGAAGCCCGCAACCTCAGCTTTCGCTACGGCGACAAGCCGGTGCTCAAAGAGGTCAGCTTCGCGCTGACCTCGGGCCGTTTCCATGCCCTGCTCGGGCCCAACGGCGCTGGCAAGTCCACCCTGTTCGGCCTTTTGACCCGACTACTGGCGTTGCAGCAGGGGGATATTCTGCTGGCCGGCCAGTCCCTGAAAAAGCAGCCGGCCGAGGCCATGCGCAAGATCGGGGTGGTGTTCCAGCAGAACGCCCTGGACCTGGACCTGACCGTGCGCCAGAACCTGCAGTACCACGCCGCCTTGCACGGACTGTCCCGCAAGGAAGCCCGGGCGCGGGGCGACCGGGAACTGGCGCGCTTCGGGTTGCTGGACCGGGCCAACGATGCCGTCCGCCAGCTCAATGGCGGTCACCGCCGGCGGGTGGAGATTGCCCGGGCGCTACTCCATGAACCCTCTCTTCTGTTGCTGGATGAACCGACCGTGGGTCTGGACGTGGCCAGCCGCAAGGCACTGAATGAGCACGTGCGCACCCTTTGTGACGAGGACGGCCTGACCGTGCTCTGGGCCACGCACCTGATTGAGGAGGTTCGCGAGGACGACCGGGTGCTGATCCTGCACCAGGGCCGGTTGCTGGCCGACGGTACCGGACACGCCATCTGCCGGGCCCAAGGCACCCGGGATCTGGCGGAAACCTTCCATTCCCTGACCGGAGCCGGATAACCATGAAAGCTGCCCATTACTGGCACTGTTTTGTCGGCATACAGACTCGCGAGTGGCTGCGGTTCTGGCAGCAGCGCACCCGGTTTGCCAGTGCCCTGGTGCGCCCGCTGCTGTGGCTGGTGGTGTTTGCCGCGGGCTTCCGGGCGGTACTGGGGATTTCCATCATCCCGCCCTACCAGACCTACATCACCTACCAGACCTACATCGCCCCCGGCCTGTGCGGCATGATCATCCTGTTCAACAGCATGCAGGGGGCGTTATCCATGGTGTATGACCGGGAGCTGGGCAGCATGCGGGTGTTGCTGATGAGCCCGCTGCCCCGGCCATTTTTGCTGGTGACCAAGCTGCTGGCGATGGGGGTGGTGTCGGTCGGGCAGGTTTATGTGTTCCTGCTGCTGGCACTGCTGGTGGACGTGGAGCCGCCGTTGTGGGGGTATCTTGCGGTGTTGCCGGCGCTGGTGCTGGCCAGTCTTATGCTGGGGGCCATGGGGTTACTGATTGCCACCTGGATCAAGCAGTTGGAAAACTTTGCCGGGGTGATGAATTTTGTCATTTTCCCGATGTTTTTCCTGTCATCGGCCCTGTATCCGCTCTGGCGGATGAATGAGGCCAGTCCCTGGCTGTACTGGATCAGCCAGTT is a window encoding:
- a CDS encoding ABC transporter ATP-binding protein, which encodes MSFITVNNLWKEYGDQVVLENLNLTVKQGEFCTLVGASGCGKSTFLKMLLGQETQTRGELLLEGEAFPGEPDRNRGIVFQRYSVFPHLTVRQNVLLGLELEQKPWLGKLFGSARREALERVDAMLESVGLTPSADKWPHELSGGMQQRLAIAQSLIMRPRVLLLDEPFGALDPGIRGDMHDLLLKLWRETGTTIFMVTHDLQEGFYLGTRLLVFDKIRNDPHDPQAFGATITYDLPIGQTDRKLFDDINESVIQTARHQAA
- a CDS encoding ABC transporter permease; translated protein: MRLINRHPGRASATLLGLLPFLLIMLIYSLASQERLAENPNDKLLPGLEQMTAAVDRMAFQEDRRSGDYLMWQDTTASLGRLALGVGIAALLALVVGILNGVLPLVRANLAPLVSALSMVPPLAILPILFIVFGLGELSKVMLIVIGTAPIMMRDVAQRVRELPGEQRIKIQTLGANSWQVITRMALPQVLPRLIDAVRLSLGPAWLFLIAAEAIASTEGLGYRIFLVRRYLAMDVILPYVIWITILAIVIDQCLRLTNRRLFPWYNAGGH
- the pedF gene encoding cytochrome c-550 PedF — encoded protein: MATPFSLKALMASAMLGLAGLVFAHGNVTPQEVDTGNLPELGDEVRTENPFREGNEYGEFNAQAVEIGESAYAGNCAGCHGIRAMSGGLTPDLRELTEWDDEYFIGRVRNGTARGMPSWKKTLDQNAMWAIRSYVESLPKPE
- a CDS encoding substrate-binding periplasmic protein, whose translation is MKLLSGILALLLLTQIALAQEVDDGDKLLNRPAQRTYDIILASGYLKVGVYENFPPYSYDVDGEPRGIDVELGRRIAGAMGVEFKVHWITPDENLGDDLRNNVWKGHYLAKQRLADVMLRVPYDKEYAYMQDSTGEYINEQVVLFGPYQQETWQIAFNPEKLDSVETVAVFQYHPIGVEIDTLPDFYLSSGLRGRMREQVRHYPNVRDAFSAMREGEVSAVMGMRAEIDHELARPENAGFKAAGNGFPGIGKQVWDVGMAIKHTHRQLGYALEAIVDKLVKSGELNELFASQELRYSVPDYYREFLDQQAIARAEGEL
- a CDS encoding YVTN family beta-propeller repeat protein produces the protein MKSLFKQTALAAMIALSTPAALASLAYVSNEKDNTLTIIDTESMEVVDTIGVGARPRGILLSRDYTRLYICASDDDTVQVLDLATRKIIDTLPSGEDPEQIALHPNNRHLYIANEDDAIVTVLDVHSKEILAQIEVGVEPEGMAVSPDGKWAVNTSETTSMLHWINTETFEIEKNIVVGQRPRHVEFSRDSKIAWASAEIGGTVHIIDVDTLKQIHELSFRVPGVNQDRVQPVGIELTSDGKYAFVALGPANHVAVVDARTYDVLDYLLVGSRVWQLDLDKDEKHLYTTNGVSGDVSVIDVEDLKVIKSIKVGRYPWGVVIDPTS
- a CDS encoding ABC transporter substrate-binding protein produces the protein MSSGVPAEPLDTRIGYIQWVPDQGPVLSNVIPEPEDAGLRGAELAMDDNSTTGRFLGQTYTLQSTVANSADAAMAAFDTMRKTGIELFVVNAPVDTLKAITDKAGQNTLIFNAGARDDALRTRQCHTNLLHTMPSYSMLTDALGQWLSQRRWKEVFLITGPTGADKGWADAFRRSAKRFGLEIVEDKPWTFDADLRRTVSRELPLFTRADDYDAVVVADVRGDFGEYVPFNTWLPRPVAGTQGMMPVAWHRVVESWGAAQLQNRFRELAGRDMNSEDYAAWAAVRSIGTAVTDLDSANPTEIRNFLFSDNFQLAAFKGRKLTYRDWNGQLRQPIPLVHPRGLVARAPFEGFLHPYSQMDTLGFDKPESECRINN
- the glnT gene encoding type III glutamate--ammonia ligase, whose protein sequence is MTELTNTKTLKEKLTEAGVKYAIASYVDIHGVTKGKFVPVAHLGQMMEGSELYTGAALDGVPQDISDDEVASMPDPNGLAICPWNRRLAWFPGNLYLNGEPFEACSRNIFRRQLSAAADMGYRFNLGIETEFFLFRDTEDGGFAPLSDRDNLGKPCYDPRALMDNLPIIDELVDAMNELGWDVYSFDHEDANGQFETDFKYADGLTMADRLVFFRMMANEIARKHGAFASFMPKPFADRTGSGAHYNMSLADIKTGENLFEPRDDDLHNCGISKIAYHFIAGVLKHGAAISAVIAPTVNSYKRLVRQGSMSGSTWAPVFMCYGSNNRTNMIRIPSMGGRIECRAADIACNPYLGSALILAAGLEGLREGLDAGEPHHENMYNYSDADIAAQGIEYLPRHLGEAVEAFEADPLAKDVFGEAMFRSFVDYKKGEWESYQNHVSSWEVDRYLKMF
- a CDS encoding ABC transporter ATP-binding protein — protein: MTIEARNLSFRYGDKPVLKEVSFALTSGRFHALLGPNGAGKSTLFGLLTRLLALQQGDILLAGQSLKKQPAEAMRKIGVVFQQNALDLDLTVRQNLQYHAALHGLSRKEARARGDRELARFGLLDRANDAVRQLNGGHRRRVEIARALLHEPSLLLLDEPTVGLDVASRKALNEHVRTLCDEDGLTVLWATHLIEEVREDDRVLILHQGRLLADGTGHAICRAQGTRDLAETFHSLTGAG
- a CDS encoding PQQ-dependent methanol/ethanol family dehydrogenase — translated: MRSNEFGIRIAASTLALAVSYGAYAVTDEDIINDHKTPGDIVSYGMGTQGQRFSTLDDLNTSNIQYLQPVWGFSFGSEKMRGQESQPMVKDGVMYVTASYSRVYAIDARTGEEIWQYDARLPDGIMPCCDVVNRGVALYGDKVIFGTLDAKLVALNKDTGKPMWIKKVADYQAGYAITAAPIVVKGKLITGVSGGEFGIVGKVEAYDPNTGDLLWTRPTVEGHMGYVYKDGKAIENGISGGKAGITWPGDMWKHGGAATWLGGTYDPDTDSLFFGTGNPAPWNSHLRPGDNLFSSSRLAIDPDDGSIKWHFQTTPHDGWDYDGVNELISFDYQENGKTVKAAATADRNGFFYVLNRENGDFIRGFPFVDKITWAEGLDPKTGRPIYKEGGRPGDPSAMEGTKGEVVVAQPAFLGGKNWMPMAYSQETGLFYVPSNEWSMDIWNEPVSYKRGAAFLGAGFTIKPANDDYIGVLRAMDPKTGREVWRYQNTAPLWGGVMTTAGNLVFTGTPEGYLKAFDARTGEELYKFNTGSGVVGTPVTWTMDGEQYVSVASGWGGAVPLWGGEVARVVKHFNQGGMVWTFKLPKDRVASN
- a CDS encoding ABC transporter permease, which gives rise to MKAAHYWHCFVGIQTREWLRFWQQRTRFASALVRPLLWLVVFAAGFRAVLGISIIPPYQTYITYQTYIAPGLCGMIILFNSMQGALSMVYDRELGSMRVLLMSPLPRPFLLVTKLLAMGVVSVGQVYVFLLLALLVDVEPPLWGYLAVLPALVLASLMLGAMGLLIATWIKQLENFAGVMNFVIFPMFFLSSALYPLWRMNEASPWLYWISQFNPFTHAVEAIRFSLYLEWNPVAYGITAGVTVVLVMLATAGFRPQRTKILGTSKTA